The following coding sequences lie in one Girardinichthys multiradiatus isolate DD_20200921_A chromosome 13, DD_fGirMul_XY1, whole genome shotgun sequence genomic window:
- the LOC124878764 gene encoding histone-lysine N-methyltransferase SETDB1-B-like isoform X1, which translates to MEVDRTEISQEELQSWIREEVFKARLTSPGILNKYSLLQSLLERRQIQATRFLELCQSVIVFENTVKELYSQLGWEYTDLDSDSDDGVESMSCRRTLPFLSVSMGDRIHRPSASRVSVPQSPISGNEENEEEIISQKSPVATLKQEAVILLTKLTSSQIAAAKRPALPDSDNAEGEDLSSADSDNQWEPDEEMSESDCSDFDFSFGSKKKRKYNKNGGNLEKLNRASKKRSKSSAKTSKAKTSVSTASTNCEAEMSSLPATSDTDPESSQQDATTLPSNSTKTTKCPSSKTSKTFQISAARDKVKTTKTSQAKTTKMTTQSSTTNTTSQATITRATTPLPNKVSAESNMVKTFTPSANTKVVTPASQQSSETTNAPPKLPTGEIKLDMIVLARKKPLCWQQGKVAEIITKEDGKVKYKITFEEKGKSLVSGHHIAFDRMPKLEELSIGCRVVVKCSGDIAVFQPGIMAELPNRRNRMRFLVYIDDHTPVYVGLPTIHLVYRPLADPLGDILDDNHRDFMREYLRVWPYPPQTQYKVGQILKAEYEGIMQKCEVITVDCSLIEVIFENDRHKEWLYRGSLRLEHMVTMKFYMWKKEVENKCVKPSPRVTGLIKSKH; encoded by the exons ATGGAGGTGGACAGAACAGAGATAAGCCAAGAAGAGCTCCAGAGCTGGATCAGAGAGGAGGTGTTCAAGGCCAGACTGACCTCTCCAGGTATACTTAATAAATACAGTCTGCTGCAGTCACTACTTGAAAGGAGGCAGATACAGGCCACCAGATTTTTGGAGCTATGCCA GTCTGTGATTGTATTTGAGAACACAGTGAAAGAACTGTACTCTCAGTTGGGATGGGAGTACACGGACTTGGATTCTGACAGCGACGACGGTGTGGAATCCATGAGCTGCA gaCGCACTTTACCATTTTTGTCTGTCTCTATGGGGGATCGCATCCACAGACCCTCAGCTTCCAGGGTCTCAGTTCCTCAGTCACCAATATCAGGCAATGAAGAAAATGAGGAGGAAATTATTAGTCAAAAAAGCCCTGTTGCCACTTTAAAGCAGGAAGCTGTGATTCTTTTGACTAAACTTACAAGTTCTCAGATTGCTGCTGCTAAGCGCCCAGCGTTGCCTGATTCCGACAACGCTGAAGGCGAAGATTTAAGCTCTGCTGATTCAGATAATCAGTGGGAACCAGACGAAGAGATGAGTGAATCAGACTGTTCTGACTTTGATTTTAGTTTTGGAtccaaaaaaaagagaaaatataataaaaatggagGAAATCTTGAAAAGCTCAACCGAGCTTCCAAAAAAAGAAGTAAGTCTTCTGCTAAGACCAGCAAGGCAAAGACATCAGTGTCTACAGCCAGTACAAACTGTGAAGCGGAAATGTCAAGCTTACCAGCAACTTCAGATACAGATCCTGAAAGCAGCCAACAAGATGCTACAACACTTCCGTCCAACtctacaaaaacaacaaagtgtCCTTCCAGCAAAACAAGTAAGACATTCCAAATCAGTGCAGCAAGAGATAAggtcaaaacaacaaaaacatctcAAGCAAAGACGACAAAAATGACAACTCAGTCCAGCACAACAAACACAACATCCCAAGCCACCATAACACGGGCGACAACTCCACTGCCTAATAAAGTCAGCGCTGAGAGCAACATGGTAAAAACGTTCACGCCATCTGCAAACACTAAag TAGTGACCCCTGCAAGCCAGCAGTCCTCTGAAACTACCAACGCTCCTCCAAAGCTCCCAACAGGAGAAATCAAATTGGACATGATTGTGCTGGCGAGAAAGAAACCTTTGTGCTGGCAACAGGGGAAGGTCGCggaaataataacaaaag AAGATGGGAAGGTGAAATACAAGATCACATTTGAGGAAAAGGGGAAAAGCCTTGTGTCTGGTCACCACATTGCCTTTGACCGGATGCCAAAGTTGGAGGAGCTCTCTATAGGTTGTCGTGTGGTGGTCAAGTGTTCGGGTGATATAGCTGTGTTCCAGCCTGGCATAATGGCCGAGCTCCCTAACCGAAGAAACCGCATGAG ATTCCTGGTGTATATTGACGACCACACGCCCGTATATGTTGGCTTACCTACAATTCATCTGGTGTACAGACCAT TGGCAGATCCTTTAGGCGACATTCTGGATGACAATCACAGAGATTTCATGAGAGAGTATCTGAGAGTCTGGCCTTACCCACCTCAGACCCAGTACAAAGTTGGACAGATTTTAAAGGCTGAATATGAAGGTATCATGCAGAAGTGTGAGGTCATCACAGTTGACTGCAGCTTAATTGAGGTCATTTTCGAG AATGATCGACATAAGGAGTGGCTCTACCGAGGCTCGTTACGGCTGGAACATATGGTCACTATGAAGTtttacatgtggaagaaggaggTAGAAAACAAATGTGTCAAACCATCACCACGAGTCAcag GATTAATAAAATCAAAGCATTAA
- the LOC124878764 gene encoding histone-lysine N-methyltransferase SETDB1-B-like isoform X2, whose protein sequence is MEVDRTEISQEELQSWIREEVFKARLTSPGILNKYSLLQSLLERRQIQATRFLELCQSVIVFENTVKELYSQLGWEYTDLDSDSDDGVESMSCRRTLPFLSVSMGDRIHRPSASRVSVPQSPISGNEENEEEIISQKSPVATLKQEAVILLTKLTSSQIAAAKRPALPDSDNAEGEDLSSADSDNQWEPDEEMSESDCSDFDFSFGSKKKRKYNKNGGNLEKLNRASKKRSKSSAKTSKAKTSVSTASTNCEAEMSSLPATSDTDPESSQQDATTLPSNSTKTTKCPSSKTSKTFQISAARDKVKTTKTSQAKTTKMTTQSSTTNTTSQATITRATTPLPNKVSAESNMVKTFTPSANTKVVTPASQQSSETTNAPPKLPTGEIKLDMIVLARKKPLCWQQGKVAEIITKDGKVKYKITFEEKGKSLVSGHHIAFDRMPKLEELSIGCRVVVKCSGDIAVFQPGIMAELPNRRNRMRFLVYIDDHTPVYVGLPTIHLVYRPLADPLGDILDDNHRDFMREYLRVWPYPPQTQYKVGQILKAEYEGIMQKCEVITVDCSLIEVIFENDRHKEWLYRGSLRLEHMVTMKFYMWKKEVENKCVKPSPRVTGLIKSKH, encoded by the exons ATGGAGGTGGACAGAACAGAGATAAGCCAAGAAGAGCTCCAGAGCTGGATCAGAGAGGAGGTGTTCAAGGCCAGACTGACCTCTCCAGGTATACTTAATAAATACAGTCTGCTGCAGTCACTACTTGAAAGGAGGCAGATACAGGCCACCAGATTTTTGGAGCTATGCCA GTCTGTGATTGTATTTGAGAACACAGTGAAAGAACTGTACTCTCAGTTGGGATGGGAGTACACGGACTTGGATTCTGACAGCGACGACGGTGTGGAATCCATGAGCTGCA gaCGCACTTTACCATTTTTGTCTGTCTCTATGGGGGATCGCATCCACAGACCCTCAGCTTCCAGGGTCTCAGTTCCTCAGTCACCAATATCAGGCAATGAAGAAAATGAGGAGGAAATTATTAGTCAAAAAAGCCCTGTTGCCACTTTAAAGCAGGAAGCTGTGATTCTTTTGACTAAACTTACAAGTTCTCAGATTGCTGCTGCTAAGCGCCCAGCGTTGCCTGATTCCGACAACGCTGAAGGCGAAGATTTAAGCTCTGCTGATTCAGATAATCAGTGGGAACCAGACGAAGAGATGAGTGAATCAGACTGTTCTGACTTTGATTTTAGTTTTGGAtccaaaaaaaagagaaaatataataaaaatggagGAAATCTTGAAAAGCTCAACCGAGCTTCCAAAAAAAGAAGTAAGTCTTCTGCTAAGACCAGCAAGGCAAAGACATCAGTGTCTACAGCCAGTACAAACTGTGAAGCGGAAATGTCAAGCTTACCAGCAACTTCAGATACAGATCCTGAAAGCAGCCAACAAGATGCTACAACACTTCCGTCCAACtctacaaaaacaacaaagtgtCCTTCCAGCAAAACAAGTAAGACATTCCAAATCAGTGCAGCAAGAGATAAggtcaaaacaacaaaaacatctcAAGCAAAGACGACAAAAATGACAACTCAGTCCAGCACAACAAACACAACATCCCAAGCCACCATAACACGGGCGACAACTCCACTGCCTAATAAAGTCAGCGCTGAGAGCAACATGGTAAAAACGTTCACGCCATCTGCAAACACTAAag TAGTGACCCCTGCAAGCCAGCAGTCCTCTGAAACTACCAACGCTCCTCCAAAGCTCCCAACAGGAGAAATCAAATTGGACATGATTGTGCTGGCGAGAAAGAAACCTTTGTGCTGGCAACAGGGGAAGGTCGCggaaataataacaaaag ATGGGAAGGTGAAATACAAGATCACATTTGAGGAAAAGGGGAAAAGCCTTGTGTCTGGTCACCACATTGCCTTTGACCGGATGCCAAAGTTGGAGGAGCTCTCTATAGGTTGTCGTGTGGTGGTCAAGTGTTCGGGTGATATAGCTGTGTTCCAGCCTGGCATAATGGCCGAGCTCCCTAACCGAAGAAACCGCATGAG ATTCCTGGTGTATATTGACGACCACACGCCCGTATATGTTGGCTTACCTACAATTCATCTGGTGTACAGACCAT TGGCAGATCCTTTAGGCGACATTCTGGATGACAATCACAGAGATTTCATGAGAGAGTATCTGAGAGTCTGGCCTTACCCACCTCAGACCCAGTACAAAGTTGGACAGATTTTAAAGGCTGAATATGAAGGTATCATGCAGAAGTGTGAGGTCATCACAGTTGACTGCAGCTTAATTGAGGTCATTTTCGAG AATGATCGACATAAGGAGTGGCTCTACCGAGGCTCGTTACGGCTGGAACATATGGTCACTATGAAGTtttacatgtggaagaaggaggTAGAAAACAAATGTGTCAAACCATCACCACGAGTCAcag GATTAATAAAATCAAAGCATTAA